The sequence GCTAAAACGTAATTTGAAACAACAAGATATGTATGAGATTTTGCACCAGTCGTCAGGTCGGGGCTCCATGATCCTTCTCCACGAATTTTGTCAAGATTACGGCATGGTCGTGTCACCGGAAAATGGCGGTCTCCCCTCCCCTGATCGGAGTTTGTTTCTCCGGCCCCGGTCCCGGTGCAATTGTTGGTGTACGGCTGACCTGGCGGAAAGCGCCTGGTCGCCTACCCTACATCCCACCTCCGTTATAAAGCCCTCGTCGACGGATCCATTCCCTGACGAGCTCCTAACTCACAAAGCCCGGCCGAGCTCGCGCGCAGGGCAGGCATGGACACGACGCTGGCCGACTACTCCCGGCTCCGTCATACCCCAGCCGTCTCGGCGGAACACCACGCAGCCCGCGGCGTCTGCTCCTTCGCCACTCGGGCCACCGAAAGCCTCGTCCGCGGCCTCGTCGCATGCGTCTTCGCGACAGGTTAGCCAGTCGCCTCGCCAAAGTTTACGCAGGTTTCCGGCGTGGGCCGCCTTCGATTGGTTGATCATCGAGCGGTCGATCTTGGCAGTGGGCACGCTTCTCGGCGCGATCACCGGCGGCCTGATCGGGCTGGCGTCGGAGACCGGCGTGGTGCGAGGCACGTGGGTGGGCGGCATCACGGGCGTGCTGGTGTCCATGGAGGTGGTCGACTCCTCCCTCGCGATATGGCGCTCCGACGAGCCGGCCATCTGGAGCGTCGTCTACGTGGTCGGTGCTTGCACGTTCGGTGTCCAATTCAAAGACGAACTCGCCGGCGGCCAACCATGTTCGTTCGCGTGCCGTGTCTGACTGACCGACCCACGTTTGCCAtgtttggtttcttggttttcaGCTCGGCGTGATCTGGAGCCTGCTGACCGGCCGCCTCGTGCGCGAGAACGTGGACCCCGCCGTGCTCAGCGCCGTCGAGACCCAGGTACGTACGTCACGTGTGCTCGGTGCTCAATCTCAGTCGCATACCACGCGACTAGTAATGTGCTTCTGTGTCTCGGTCGGCTCATGCAGATGAGCGCAGTGGAATCACTGGCCCGGCAAGGTGACGGCGCCGACATCTTCGAGACGGGCGGCACCAGCGGCATGACGAGGGCGGCCATCGACGTGCTCCCAGCTGCGAAGTTCACCGAGCGCGGCAACGTGGACGCCAGCGGCGAGCTCATCGCGTGCTCGGTTTGCCTCCAGGTATCTACTACCACCAGCTGCCAGAATGCGGCCACTCCAGGTATCCGTGCAATGTTGTGCCATGACGATTTTTCCCGCAGGAGTTTGAAGCCGGCGAGAGCGCGAGGACCCTGCCGGTGTGCCGCCACACGTTCCACCTGCCGTGCATCGACGGCTGGCTGCTCCGGGATGCCTCCTGCCCCTTGTGCCGCCGCGCGGTCTAGACCATTTTTGTGAAACACAGCAACGTCACCCTTCACCCTTCTGCAGCTCGTCAGATGGTCAGATTGACATCTTGTGTAACCTTAATTTTTCGTCACCGGTTAATATATGCAGTACCTATCCAGTGTTCCCATTTCTCGTGCACATTTTGTACTGAATAATATATGTAGTAGCTGTCCAGTGCACCCAATTGTTCTGCACATTGTCATGGTCAGATACCTGATAGGGTAAACGGTACCACAAGGAAACGGCAACACTAGCAATACAGCGGATCCTCACTGATATCTAGCTAAACGAATAATTACAAGCAGGAGTTGCCCACAAGACTGACCTACCGGCAACAACCAACCAACATGGTACTCTCTACAAACTAAAATCAGACAGAGATTCTAGGGGCCCAAAAACTGGGGCATAGCTGGGTCCTAAAATGGTGCACACTGTCATTCATGTAGCATCCACCGCTATGTGCGAATATGGCCCCTCAACACATGGCCGTTTTTGGTAGCCTTCTCTGAATCCTTGGCACTGGCTTCTGTGAGAAAGTCTTCGTAGAGTTTGACTGAATCCTTCGAGAACTCGGTCAGTGATTCGAATTTACTGGCGAGGCCGATATTGAACCCGTTGAGAGTGACGTTGTGTGTATCCTGCATGCAAGTGTGATGCTTCGCCTTCTCTACCTCAACTCTCCTCCTCAGGGGATTGAGCAGCTCTTTCTTCTCCGACAAGTGCTCCATGCGCTGCTTGAAATCTAGCTCGGGTTTATGCTCAGGAAGCTTGGTCTCAATGACCTCGTTCTCTGCTCTCTTGTAAGCAGCTAGCTTTTTGTCCATCTCTTTTGCCAGGCTGTCCACCTTTCTTTTCTGTTGTTGCCCTTCGCCTTGCTTCAGCCATAGCACTCTCACTTCTGATAAAATTTCTCATGGCAAAAGACACCCGCTTGTTTGGAAACTTCAACAGTGTGGCGTACCAGTCATGGCAAATCACAACTAAAGTTGGTGCACCGGCCCTATCAGACGCAATCGATGAGATCCCTCGAGAGTACCGAATGGTATCCGTCAAAATAAACTTTAACAACCAGCCATCAAGAGCTTCAATATATGCTTTCTGAGCGTTGACATAGCTTACAATTCCTTAGTTCAACCTCCAACTTGAGAGTTGCATGACGCTGGGCATCGTTACAGAATTTACCATAGGCAGGACAGGTGAACGAGTTCACCTCAAACATTATCTGTCTCTGTGTTTCATGTGAGTCGACCATTATTTTCCAAGATTGTGTAAAGCTGCAAAGGAGCAGCCAATGCATCAGTATCAATTGAAACGAAACTACTGAACCAATCCTATACATGAATGAAAGGTCAGCTTACCCCTGCAATAGCTCAACAAGTTGCGGTTGCAGTTCGTCATCCCGTAATTTTTATATTCTGTCGGATATTGATTCTGCTGCTCGTAGAGAAACCCAGATTCTTGTATACAAGTCTCTAACAGTTGTCCTAGTTTTTTTCAGCAGAATGCAGCTCTGAACCTTTGGCATCTTGGTTCCTCAACTGAACACATTTCTTCTCATAGGTTTGTCGGATTTGATCTATAACCTGCACAGGATTGAACAAAATCATTTCAACATAGATGTACAAAAAAATAATACCTGACAACAGATTAGCTTGTTAGACCATGTAGGATGACTCTGCAGTGGCGAGACAAGAAATAAAGTAATTCACAGACATAAGAAACAATACAGATTGGCCAAGACATACTGGGAAATATAGCATGTCGCTTTCAATTCCAGAAATATTAGATTGCTATGGTTTTATATAAGGACACATCACACAACCATAGATGGTACTATGCCTAGACTCCAGAGCTAGCAAAGCAGGTTAACCTTAGATTTTTTTGCTAAAAACACTTGATGACAAGGTGGTACCAACCATACTAGAACATTCAGTAGCTGAACCTGTCAAAGGAGTTGTAGCTAGTTACTTCCAACAATATacactcttttcttttgtttcactTTCATAGAATAGCACTATTCTAACATTtatgcaacaaaatcaaatataGAATGACTCCAACATATGCAAGCATCAAAACCTCGTCCAGATTCAAGAACAATGAACAAAACCCACCTTAACTTCTTCATAAAGTTTCTTCTCCCAAGCATACAGTCTCCCTAAAGTCTGTGAGTGACTTCCTGACTTCATCCCACCATAGTCTCCAAATATTTCGCTCTTAGTTTCACTCTTGTCTGTCCATGACAAACTATTCGAGCTTGCTCCCAGCTCGCTCCTGTAGGATGAGGATACAGATGATGGAGACCGATGCCATGTGATGGCATGGattatttttgatgaattttctGCACCAGGATAGAAATTGTAGAGCTAATGTGATGAATCGAAGGCATACAAAGTATCCTAGCAACTGATAACTACTGCTAATCTGTGAATTGCTGggtaccaaacaaaaccaagAGTTTTTTATATTGTTCTAACTTGACTCAACAGTGAAGATTCATGATGCTCGTCATCAAGCTGGAGACTTTAGCCTTTTGCAGCCAAAAGGATCACTTTTGCAATTGAGCACAACGAATAGTAGcatcaaaagagctatgcaAAATGGCCCATGAAATGACTGCAAAGTAAAAAAGATGATAACATATTGACAGTGGGCAGCTATTACATCAGCCAGGAATATTTAAAGGCACTTTTTAAAGACATATGCTCTGTCTAATCTCCAGAGGCACAGGCGGTTGTAAGATAAGAACAGTAATCTCCATTCCCTACCATCCCGACTCCTGAGTATAAAAGGGATCACTCCCAAACTTATCACAGAAGGGCTTTCTTGGATAAAAGATCTGTCCAAACCACTTAAAACTCGCAGCTTTACATCCAAATCTTGCGATTTCAAGAAACAGCAAAAGGGAGTTGACCACTGCGGCACTACATTTGTAGCTCAGATCAAGCAAGTTGCAACGAGAGAGAGATCGCGGGAAGAAAGCAATGGAGCGCTGTAAAGGCTGAACCTTTCAGATCGGGGATGCGCGTGGCAGCCTCCAGCATGCCGGACACCTCTTTGCTGGCCTCGGCGGCGCGCGCGAAgagctcctccacctccttcagCGCAGCGAGCAACTCGCGTCCAGGCTGCGACACGGCCACCTCCAGCCCGCCATTATTCCTCGTCATCTCGCCCGCATCTTTAGCTTCTTCTTGCTTGGCTACTCCAAGAGAAGCCTCGGTCTTTGGGACCTCGGCAGCCACCGCTTTTGCCCCCTCGTCCTCTTCGTCCCCGCCTCCTCCAGCTCGGGGATGCCCTCCCGCTCCCTCACCGCGCGCATCTCCTCGTCGCTGATGGCcgcggccacctcctcctcctccgttcCGTAGAACGGGTT is a genomic window of Phragmites australis chromosome 17, lpPhrAust1.1, whole genome shotgun sequence containing:
- the LOC133897370 gene encoding NEP1-interacting protein-like 1 isoform X1, coding for MILLHEFCQDYGMVVSPENGGLPSPDRSLFLRPRSRCNCWCTADLAESAWSPTLHPTSVIKPSSTDPFPDELLTHKARPSSRAGQAWTRRWPTTPGSVIPQPSRRNTTQPAASAPSPLGPPKASSAASSHASSRQVSQSPRQSLRRFPAWAAFDWLIIERSILAVGTLLGAITGGLIGLASETGVVRGTWVGGITGVLVSMEVVDSSLAIWRSDEPAIWSVVYVLGVIWSLLTGRLVRENVDPAVLSAVETQMSAVESLARQGDGADIFETGGTSGMTRAAIDVLPAAKFTERGNVDASGELIACSVCLQEFEAGESARTLPVCRHTFHLPCIDGWLLRDASCPLCRRAV
- the LOC133897370 gene encoding NEP1-interacting protein-like 1 isoform X2, which gives rise to MDTTLADYSRLRHTPAVSAEHHAARGVCSFATRATESLVRGLVACVFATVGTLLGAITGGLIGLASETGVVRGTWVGGITGVLVSMEVVDSSLAIWRSDEPAIWSVVYVLGVIWSLLTGRLVRENVDPAVLSAVETQMSAVESLARQGDGADIFETGGTSGMTRAAIDVLPAAKFTERGNVDASGELIACSVCLQEFEAGESARTLPVCRHTFHLPCIDGWLLRDASCPLCRRAV